One Halalkalicoccus sp. NIPERK01 DNA window includes the following coding sequences:
- a CDS encoding twin-arginine translocation signal domain-containing protein: MNRRDFLRSAGATAVAVGVAGCSTSESGNVNVEDGRYPYPSIPERALDGWELTDRRAEHSRRRFAGTGLDQHTRTELYEFARLSEEVAEKTLGQFEGDLGVFFASRITFEGYASYLADAGRVADGGLGEMTAEMEAMGITDVTEVEPTDPRPTAADGQALREVVGAYPVEDLSLEAELPGDARRTFEVEGGEVPVRGFLTAWKTGRRTAYVAGGAYPDGDFVRESPVSVTGDGRGDGIDVTVSVALGLDPEAYREELVGLVERVE; encoded by the coding sequence ATGAACCGACGAGATTTCCTCAGATCCGCCGGAGCGACCGCGGTCGCCGTCGGCGTCGCGGGCTGCTCGACCTCCGAGTCCGGGAACGTGAACGTCGAGGACGGTCGATACCCGTACCCCTCGATCCCGGAGCGCGCGCTCGACGGTTGGGAGCTGACGGACAGGCGCGCCGAGCACTCCCGCCGCCGATTCGCCGGAACGGGGCTCGATCAGCACACCCGGACGGAGCTCTACGAGTTCGCGCGCCTCTCCGAGGAGGTGGCCGAGAAGACGCTCGGGCAGTTCGAGGGAGACCTCGGGGTGTTCTTCGCGTCACGAATCACGTTCGAGGGATACGCCTCGTATCTCGCCGACGCGGGACGGGTCGCGGACGGGGGCCTCGGGGAGATGACGGCGGAGATGGAGGCGATGGGAATCACGGACGTGACCGAGGTCGAACCGACCGATCCGCGGCCAACCGCGGCCGACGGGCAGGCGCTCCGGGAGGTGGTCGGAGCGTATCCGGTCGAGGACCTCTCGCTCGAGGCGGAACTACCGGGGGACGCCCGCCGGACGTTCGAGGTCGAGGGCGGAGAGGTACCCGTCCGGGGCTTCCTGACCGCCTGGAAGACCGGCCGACGGACCGCCTACGTCGCCGGTGGCGCGTACCCCGACGGCGACTTCGTGCGCGAGTCCCCGGTGAGCGTCACCGGCGACGGGCGGGGAGACGGCATCGACGTAACGGTGAGCGTCGCCCTCGGCCTCGATCCCGAGGCCTACAGAGAGGAACTCGTCGGGCTCGTCGAGCGCGTGGAGT